TCGATAAAACAGTTTGAACTTAAATTAACGATGAAATTTatgcaatatttaataatgcttaaattcaaaaaaaaaatttccatccAAAGCGtgaaagaaattttaaacttaaaatgtttcATGATTCCCTGACTcactaaaaaaagcaattgttttcCCTGACCACCAAGTGGATTCCCAGacagattttaaacttttttaaatattattctagtaataaaaaacaaataacaacaaaaaaacacaaaacaaattaaaaataagattttagaGTTTGAAAAATACCACTTTTTGGGGGTCCTAAATAGTAGTATTTTCTTATCCTGGTAGGTAATCAAGCactgttgatatatatatatatatatatatatatatatatatatatatatatatatatatatatatatatataaattaaaacgataatcaaataattaaacaactagtctgtttttttaaattttttaaacagtttgcaatattattttttattgccaTTGTAGATGGATGGtgaatacctaaaatttcagtttgtattttatcaacagaataataaatttccaaAGCTTCGCTATATTTCCCCATTGTGTTAAAACagtttgcaatattattttttattgccaTTGTAGATGGATGGttaatacctaaaatttcagtttgtattttatcaacagaataataaatttccaaAGCTTCGCTATATTTCCCCATTGTGTTTAAACagtttgcaatattattttttattgccaTTGTAGATGGATGGttaatacctaaaatttcagtttgtattttatcaacagaataataaatttccaaAGCTTCGCTATATTTCCCCATTGTGTTTAAACagtttgcaatattattttttattgccaTTGTAGATGGATGGttaatacctaaaatttcagtttgtattttatcaacagaataataaatttccaaAGCTTCGCTATATTTCCCCATTGTGTTTAAACAGTTTGCAATATCATGTTTTGTTGTCAATGTAGATGGATGGTCATTACCTataatttcagtttgtattttatcaacagaataataaatttccaaAGCTTCGTTATTTTTCCCCATTGTGTTTAAACAGTTtgcaatattatgttttgttgtcaaTGTAGATGGATGGTCAAAACCTATAacttcagtttgtattttatcaacagaataacaaatttctaaagcttcatTATATTTTCCAATTTCGTGTAAACAGAGggctatattattttttgtcgtCATAGTAGTTGGATGGttaatacctaaaatttcagttagtactttatcaacagaataataaatttctaaagcttcgctATATTTTCCCATTTTGTTCAAGCAGAGTGcgatattgttttttgtttccatTGTTGAAGGATGAttaatacctaaaatttcagttcgtattttatcaacataataataaatttctaaagcatCATTATATTTTCCCATTTCGTGTAAACAGAGAGCGATATTGTTTTTTGTTGCCATTGTAGAAGGGTGGTTAATACccaaaatttcagtttgtattttatcaacagaataataaatttctaaagcttcattatattttcccattttgtttaaacaatcAGCGATATTATGATTTGTTACCATGGTAGAAGGATGGTGGATACCTAAAATTTTAgttcgtattttatcaacataataataaatttctaaagcttctcTATATTTTCCCATTTCGAGTAAGCAGAGAGCGATATCATTTTTTGTTGCCATTGAAGAAGGATGGttaatacctaaaatttcaatttgtattttatcaacagaattataaatttctaaagcttcattatattttcccattttgtttaaacagtcagcgatattatgttttgttgtcaaTGTAGATGGATGGTTATTACCTataatttcagtttgtattttatcaacagaataataaatttctaaagcttcatTAAACTTTCCCATTTTGTTTAAACAGTCAGCGATGTTATGTTTTGTTACCATGGTAGAAGGATGGtggatacctaaaatttcagttcgtattttatcaacataataataaatttctaaagcttcgctGTATTTTCCCATTTCGCGTAAGCAGAGAGcgatattgttttttgtttccatTGTTGAAGGATGaataatacctaaaatttcagtttgtattttatcaacataataataaatttctaaagcatCATTATATTTTCCCATTTCGTGTAAACAGAgagcgatattattttttgttgtcattgtagtTGGATGGttaatacctaaaatttcagttagtattttatcaacagaataataaatttctaaagcttcgctATATTTTCCCATTTTGTTCAAGCAGAGtgcaatattgttttttgtttccatTGTTGAAGGATGaataatacctaaaatttcagtttgtattttatcaacataataataaatttctaaagcatCATTGTATTGTCCCATTTCGTGTAAACAGAgagcgatattattttttgttgtcattgtagtTGGATGGttaatacctaaaatttcagttagtattttatcaacagaataataaatttctaaagcttcgctATATTTTCCCATTTTGTTCAAGCAGAGTGcgatattgttttttgtttccatTGTAGAAGGATGGttaatacctaaaatttcagttcgtatTATATCAATagaataattaatttctaaagcttcgttatattttcccatcgCACCTAAACAGTCTGcaatgttaatttttgtttcaagcGTGAGTTTATTATTTTCTCCATAAGTTTCTCCATTAAAAAGTTGAACAGCTTTTAGTATTTCGATTGCTTCTTGAAATAAACCTTTgcatattaataaatgttttatagaaGTCGTCGTACAATGAAAGGTTTTTGACATTCTTTCTCTGTAAACACGAAACATATAGATAAAATGATTAACAAAATGGTTTCCATAATCAATGTGATCTTTTACTTCGCTCAAcgtaaacttaaaatacttttcGATTAGATCAAAATAAGTATATGtacttgaatttttattttgaaaatattgacaaGACAACTGTGTCAGATtgtgcataaaatatttttcttcattaaaacGTCCTAGTAAAGAGTAACTCATTAGTAATCTAATGGCTTCATCTATTAAGATTTCATCATTTATTTCTATATGTTTTGAGATttgtattataaattgtttacttaTATTTTGGCCGTCACAATGAGATAAacagttaagtatttttaatggaacaattttagttttttctaattttaataaaactaaataaattgcCTTTATTGCTGACTTTGATTCTTCTTCAGTTGGAAAGTTATTATTGTCTAGAGTTTCCAAAGGTTTCAATCTGTATCGatctatatacttttttatcaaaatttcatgtatttttatatactttattgcCTGACAAATAGCGAACGGATGATAACCAAGTTCTTTAATAAGGTTTCTTATGTTTTCGTCtgtatctttaatatttttttttacaaaagcaaaagcatctttagaagaaaaaacatcaataagcattttgtttacattatttgaCCATATTCTCCATTGAgaggtaattaatgtaaatgaATTAGGTTTTCTTGAAATATACATATCCAAAATTCGAACACTTTCATCATCGacattgtcaaaaatatacaaagtcttttcatttttataatagttgtgaattttttccacaattacttttatatcaaaataatcaCCTTTCGAATCCTGAACAATAAATCCTAATATTTGACAAATGTTATTCATTGAAGTTTTTATGTTTCCGAATGTTGCATCTatccaaacaaaatttttataaaagttatgatAAATTTCACAATACGTTTTTACAATTAGCGTTTTACCGACACCTGACATTCCATACAATACTAAGACTGACTTGTTTTGATTATCTTGTAACAAATAATTATGAATTTTATCAAGTTCTTTTTCACgtgaaaacaaattttcagaAGGTTGGACACCATATTTTGAACATACAGTTAGTTCTAT
Above is a window of Hydra vulgaris chromosome 10, alternate assembly HydraT2T_AEP DNA encoding:
- the LOC136085742 gene encoding uncharacterized protein LOC136085742 isoform X1, giving the protein MDDKKHKDTLLKVANKLLAENVNALKYICSDIGDGILENIKEPIYLIRALEYHGVLGVNNYDKFVELLKEIGREDLVEYFSSELISKRNINNERKIPYGGVFQFDLHEYEVCRLVEYKCGKHDNWISISNKKQSCAYYLSRRKKKELFVKVENLLYENKKIDFRFSLQDSKSIFFEYRTFNIAGNYNYELFYNSIMIATPEPIFNKEFNENIKIPNSLDWRKTDNIYFNKVPCNESIESFAQNYMERNFPEINDVICIHSILADKDFTGLVVDKFYHLFSANKTGVCAILPGYPLRYHASLLKCNIESFKNCKDEDRIIVFHSELNLVLIARIATSLDGIKLESENCLNDIILFINVNSPFVEANKLVILGIVVLPSFEHKKLKEELFFLFSDNFNFQSSDLEKILFLCKDDIEDENFEGWWRSVAAYCDTKFSVQSNSTIFFKKLIGLTMILMAQVNHSLPTLESNTQKQIKSLVLNYEQLVAIRDKKLKKIISGGYGSGKSIVGKEIVKNCMTTMTESPLTLFYICCNPFSFFECEMKEFVDSIEKSSNVTVVCDNLYELWKTVCIIKDIKEEYISIPKLLEYLVVTNINKVCFILEELSPDYVKKKDAIQLNKLFSSVLKETLVVFIPESVEKYRVLTRNKVKCLIQKNYFNDEALVMNVFALNKSMRVTGLNKLLIDSSQDSICESNTICNLPNSNVNKISQINNKDLFEKSDQIQNSYSSTDCKDEYMCKLKLNDNFVYCPNDDSAHISNKKVERTFDKTGKEFHEYDYDYVSKHAAIQINDLDSNCVMETSYVFKPSVIGHSIKGEKPMVIYFPFHEITKKRTAKFLSVVLECLCLNILRKTVVICSSMEEVKSVAYAIDIIGKYKSIPYSPHLRKYTPKLADKVEVTKKLKSNYDILVTDSKGFSGVESESVVVLVSPDEYQYLRHFLVDAMARSNSHLIVLILDLADKEFLDNGNIRNVLNNWSEDIVEKIIVHISNKENRLWTIKGRSLIISENCRDFIDRGSQRKFGAYKNNTELRIFHENNSIYEMIAFDIQASKVFKNELTVCSKYGVQPSENLFSREKELDKIHNYLLQDNQNKSVLVLYGMSGVGKTLIVKTYCEIYHNFYKNFVWIDATFGNIKTSMNNICQILGFIVQDSKGDYFDIKVIVEKIHNYYKNEKTLYIFDNVDDESVRILDMYISRKPNSFTLITSQWRIWSNNVNKMLIDVFSSKDAFAFVKKNIKDTDENIRNLIKELGYHPFAICQAIKYIKIHEILIKKYIDRYRLKPLETLDNNNFPTEEESKSAIKAIYLVLLKLEKTKIVPLKILNCLSHCDGQNISKQFIIQISKHIEINDEILIDEAIRLLMSYSLLGRFNEEKYFMHNLTQLSCQYFQNKNSSTYTYFDLIEKYFKFTLSEVKDHIDYGNHFVNHFIYMFRVYRERMSKTFHCTTTSIKHLLICKGLFQEAIEILKAVQLFNGETYGENNKLTLETKINIADCLGAMGKYNEALEINYSIDIIRTEILGINHPSTMETKNNIALCLNKMGKYSEALEIYYSVDKILTEILGINHPTTMTTKNNIALCLHEMGQYNDALEIYYYVDKIQTEILGIIHPSTMETKNNIALCLNKMGKYSEALEIYYSVDKILTEILGINHPTTMTTKNNIALCLHEMGKYNDALEIYYYVDKIQTEILGIIHPSTMETKNNIALCLREMGKYSEALEIYYYVDKIRTEILGIHHPSTMVTKHNIADCLNKMGKFNEALEIYYSVDKIQTEIIGNNHPSTLTTKHNIADCLNKMGKYNEALEIYNSVDKIQIEILGINHPSSMATKNDIALCLLEMGKYREALEIYYYVDKIRTKILGIHHPSTMVTNHNIADCLNKMGKYNEALEIYYSVDKIQTEILGINHPSTMATKNNIALCLHEMGKYNDALEIYYYVDKIRTEILGINHPSTMETKNNIALCLNKMGKYSEALEIYYSVDKVLTEILGINHPTTMTTKNNIALCLHEIGKYNEALEICYSVDKIQTEVIGFDHPSTLTTKHNIANCLNTMGKNNEALEIYYSVDKIQTEIIGNDHPSTLTTKHDIANCLNTMGKYSEALEIYYSVDKIQTEILGINHPSTMAIKNNIANCLNTMGKYSEALEIYYSVDKIQTEILGINHPSTMAIKNNIANCLNTMGKYSEALEIYYSVDKIQTEILGINHPSTMAIKNNIANCFNTMGKYSEALEIYYSVDKIQTEILGIHHPSTMAIKNNIANCLKNLKKQTSCLII
- the LOC136085742 gene encoding uncharacterized protein LOC136085742 isoform X3; amino-acid sequence: MIATPEPIFNKEFNENIKIPNSLDWRKTDNIYFNKVPCNESIESFAQNYMERNFPEINDVICIHSILADKDFTGLVVDKFYHLFSANKTGVCAILPGYPLRYHASLLKCNIESFKNCKDEDRIIVFHSELNLVLIARIATSLDGIKLESENCLNDIILFINVNSPFVEANKLVILGIVVLPSFEHKKLKEELFFLFSDNFNFQSSDLEKILFLCKDDIEDENFEGWWRSVAAYCDTKFSVQSNSTIFFKKLIGLTMILMAQVNHSLPTLESNTQKQIKSLVLNYEQLVAIRDKKLKKIISGGYGSGKSIVGKEIVKNCMTTMTESPLTLFYICCNPFSFFECEMKEFVDSIEKSSNVTVVCDNLYELWKTVCIIKDIKEEYISIPKLLEYLVVTNINKVCFILEELSPDYVKKKDAIQLNKLFSSVLKETLVVFIPESVEKYRVLTRNKVKCLIQKNYFNDEALVMNVFALNKSMRVTGLNKLLIDSSQDSICESNTICNLPNSNVNKISQINNKDLFEKSDQIQNSYSSTDCKDEYMCKLKLNDNFVYCPNDDSAHISNKKVERTFDKTGKEFHEYDYDYVSKHAAIQINDLDSNCVMETSYVFKPSVIGHSIKGEKPMVIYFPFHEITKKRTAKFLSVVLECLCLNILRKTVVICSSMEEVKSVAYAIDIIGKYKSIPYSPHLRKYTPKLADKVEVTKKLKSNYDILVTDSKGFSGVESESVVVLVSPDEYQYLRHFLVDAMARSNSHLIVLILDLADKEFLDNGNIRNVLNNWSEDIVEKIIVHISNKENRLWTIKGRSLIISENCRDFIDRGSQRKFGAYKNNTELRIFHENNSIYEMIAFDIQASKVFKNELTVCSKYGVQPSENLFSREKELDKIHNYLLQDNQNKSVLVLYGMSGVGKTLIVKTYCEIYHNFYKNFVWIDATFGNIKTSMNNICQILGFIVQDSKGDYFDIKVIVEKIHNYYKNEKTLYIFDNVDDESVRILDMYISRKPNSFTLITSQWRIWSNNVNKMLIDVFSSKDAFAFVKKNIKDTDENIRNLIKELGYHPFAICQAIKYIKIHEILIKKYIDRYRLKPLETLDNNNFPTEEESKSAIKAIYLVLLKLEKTKIVPLKILNCLSHCDGQNISKQFIIQISKHIEINDEILIDEAIRLLMSYSLLGRFNEEKYFMHNLTQLSCQYFQNKNSSTYTYFDLIEKYFKFTLSEVKDHIDYGNHFVNHFIYMFRVYRERMSKTFHCTTTSIKHLLICKGLFQEAIEILKAVQLFNGETYGENNKLTLETKINIADCLGAMGKYNEALEINYSIDIIRTEILGINHPSTMETKNNIALCLNKMGKYSEALEIYYSVDKILTEILGINHPTTMTTKNNIALCLHEMGQYNDALEIYYYVDKIQTEILGIIHPSTMETKNNIALCLNKMGKYSEALEIYYSVDKILTEILGINHPTTMTTKNNIALCLHEMGKYNDALEIYYYVDKIQTEILGIIHPSTMETKNNIALCLREMGKYSEALEIYYYVDKIRTEILGIHHPSTMVTKHNIADCLNKMGKFNEALEIYYSVDKIQTEIIGNNHPSTLTTKHNIADCLNKMGKYNEALEIYNSVDKIQIEILGINHPSSMATKNDIALCLLEMGKYREALEIYYYVDKIRTKILGIHHPSTMVTNHNIADCLNKMGKYNEALEIYYSVDKIQTEILGINHPSTMATKNNIALCLHEMGKYNDALEIYYYVDKIRTEILGINHPSTMETKNNIALCLNKMGKYSEALEIYYSVDKVLTEILGINHPTTMTTKNNIALCLHEIGKYNEALEICYSVDKIQTEVIGFDHPSTLTTKHNIANCLNTMGKNNEALEIYYSVDKIQTEIIGNDHPSTLTTKHDIANCLNTMGKYSEALEIYYSVDKIQTEILGINHPSTMAIKNNIANCLNTMGKYSEALEIYYSVDKIQTEILGINHPSTMAIKNNIANCLNTMGKYSEALEIYYSVDKIQTEILGINHPSTMAIKNNIANCFNTMGKYSEALEIYYSVDKIQTEILGIHHPSTMAIKNNIANCLKNLKKQTSCLII
- the LOC136085742 gene encoding uncharacterized protein LOC136085742 isoform X2 gives rise to the protein MDDKKHKDTLLKVANKLLAENVNALKYICSDIGDGILENIKEPIYLIRALEYHGVLGVNNYDKFVELLKEIGREDLVEYFSSEFNILNNERKIPYGGVFQFDLHEYEVCRLVEYKCGKHDNWISISNKKQSCAYYLSRRKKKELFVKVENLLYENKKIDFRFSLQDSKSIFFEYRTFNIAGNYNYELFYNSIMIATPEPIFNKEFNENIKIPNSLDWRKTDNIYFNKVPCNESIESFAQNYMERNFPEINDVICIHSILADKDFTGLVVDKFYHLFSANKTGVCAILPGYPLRYHASLLKCNIESFKNCKDEDRIIVFHSELNLVLIARIATSLDGIKLESENCLNDIILFINVNSPFVEANKLVILGIVVLPSFEHKKLKEELFFLFSDNFNFQSSDLEKILFLCKDDIEDENFEGWWRSVAAYCDTKFSVQSNSTIFFKKLIGLTMILMAQVNHSLPTLESNTQKQIKSLVLNYEQLVAIRDKKLKKIISGGYGSGKSIVGKEIVKNCMTTMTESPLTLFYICCNPFSFFECEMKEFVDSIEKSSNVTVVCDNLYELWKTVCIIKDIKEEYISIPKLLEYLVVTNINKVCFILEELSPDYVKKKDAIQLNKLFSSVLKETLVVFIPESVEKYRVLTRNKVKCLIQKNYFNDEALVMNVFALNKSMRVTGLNKLLIDSSQDSICESNTICNLPNSNVNKISQINNKDLFEKSDQIQNSYSSTDCKDEYMCKLKLNDNFVYCPNDDSAHISNKKVERTFDKTGKEFHEYDYDYVSKHAAIQINDLDSNCVMETSYVFKPSVIGHSIKGEKPMVIYFPFHEITKKRTAKFLSVVLECLCLNILRKTVVICSSMEEVKSVAYAIDIIGKYKSIPYSPHLRKYTPKLADKVEVTKKLKSNYDILVTDSKGFSGVESESVVVLVSPDEYQYLRHFLVDAMARSNSHLIVLILDLADKEFLDNGNIRNVLNNWSEDIVEKIIVHISNKENRLWTIKGRSLIISENCRDFIDRGSQRKFGAYKNNTELRIFHENNSIYEMIAFDIQASKVFKNELTVCSKYGVQPSENLFSREKELDKIHNYLLQDNQNKSVLVLYGMSGVGKTLIVKTYCEIYHNFYKNFVWIDATFGNIKTSMNNICQILGFIVQDSKGDYFDIKVIVEKIHNYYKNEKTLYIFDNVDDESVRILDMYISRKPNSFTLITSQWRIWSNNVNKMLIDVFSSKDAFAFVKKNIKDTDENIRNLIKELGYHPFAICQAIKYIKIHEILIKKYIDRYRLKPLETLDNNNFPTEEESKSAIKAIYLVLLKLEKTKIVPLKILNCLSHCDGQNISKQFIIQISKHIEINDEILIDEAIRLLMSYSLLGRFNEEKYFMHNLTQLSCQYFQNKNSSTYTYFDLIEKYFKFTLSEVKDHIDYGNHFVNHFIYMFRVYRERMSKTFHCTTTSIKHLLICKGLFQEAIEILKAVQLFNGETYGENNKLTLETKINIADCLGAMGKYNEALEINYSIDIIRTEILGINHPSTMETKNNIALCLNKMGKYSEALEIYYSVDKILTEILGINHPTTMTTKNNIALCLHEMGQYNDALEIYYYVDKIQTEILGIIHPSTMETKNNIALCLNKMGKYSEALEIYYSVDKILTEILGINHPTTMTTKNNIALCLHEMGKYNDALEIYYYVDKIQTEILGIIHPSTMETKNNIALCLREMGKYSEALEIYYYVDKIRTEILGIHHPSTMVTKHNIADCLNKMGKFNEALEIYYSVDKIQTEIIGNNHPSTLTTKHNIADCLNKMGKYNEALEIYNSVDKIQIEILGINHPSSMATKNDIALCLLEMGKYREALEIYYYVDKIRTKILGIHHPSTMVTNHNIADCLNKMGKYNEALEIYYSVDKIQTEILGINHPSTMATKNNIALCLHEMGKYNDALEIYYYVDKIRTEILGINHPSTMETKNNIALCLNKMGKYSEALEIYYSVDKVLTEILGINHPTTMTTKNNIALCLHEIGKYNEALEICYSVDKIQTEVIGFDHPSTLTTKHNIANCLNTMGKNNEALEIYYSVDKIQTEIIGNDHPSTLTTKHDIANCLNTMGKYSEALEIYYSVDKIQTEILGINHPSTMAIKNNIANCLNTMGKYSEALEIYYSVDKIQTEILGINHPSTMAIKNNIANCLNTMGKYSEALEIYYSVDKIQTEILGINHPSTMAIKNNIANCFNTMGKYSEALEIYYSVDKIQTEILGIHHPSTMAIKNNIANCLKNLKKQTSCLII